Proteins from a genomic interval of Syngnathoides biaculeatus isolate LvHL_M chromosome 23, ASM1980259v1, whole genome shotgun sequence:
- the cep170bb gene encoding centrosomal protein of 170 kDa protein B isoform X2, giving the protein MSVTSWFLVSSSGTRHRLPKEMIFVGREDCELMLQSRSVDKQHAVINYDAVADQHLVKDLGSLNGTFVNDLRIPDQTYMTLKVSDVLRFGYDSHVYVLEKSQHKVPEEALKHEKYTSQLQIGPKRAELEKSAGGKGLMQEVPAPRPTPLYGQPSWWGEDDCGSRPDRDDEPRKDDPRREAQREAPPPADPDFHGCLSSPRTKTPLAPYQREASYFEIPTKDLQVPKDAAAVPQEIPTKDSPAETPPAVQSHASFTIEFDECTPGKIKIKDHVTKFSSRQRKTPPPARTPADVMSSQSKVADWLVHSDVSLMKKRTASDDVYSTKSDLAVNMKLLKGHHHDDGTQSDSEDPAALTGRKSKSRPSGSPVRPGPAPLASAEGPQPPLRRSPARVRSPVADPSERSPPDRLSQQAFVIEFFDDNPRKKRSQSFTHNPAHADSYSALKSKLERRKGGERPASVHGHVAATQQVTVPLKSPGSHGAPQRSSSLKREQADTETSRSTSTSASVTFVRPFGSVGKKSKLSQDWAVEFLKDSSQDSVPSREQASAPLPPEPSGPPVTPSPGFSGGEPKGCQRLPRNEEDDSVSEAGTYTIDTDAHDQEVEDARNMIDQVFGVLDSPEYAEQSPETPRPVLDEGQDEHANTASCCLMLHDFGLAASPLQAPGPEGPKWVSRWASLADSCAAPAPAPPQEDRRAPTELESYDRSESESSHSSRTRRVLPQVPPEKLDGALAGLLVRHESCRDRAPPSPPRQQDCTRCLSVQDELDPDSLSDASRSEDGAIFKQTQNRRGALKSSAPPRAQEKSSSSTKSPIFYIGSEENPSRADSANFQRSPDSCGKTPPTTVLIRHLGNQEPRRGGLKPHSSAPNLQTQNKDCVPTKDTSSLVRQESFTKAGPSENIQVKKLPHISSQPSIRDLEQRTERLTDPEPFLREPGKFPPPGSSGHGDDSLSGESDVDTASTVSQVSSKNASAGAAPHKRPDAALQKEKTSSRQHKGGRQLSARERLSEKRRNQVSVTPAHKAETTKRFQMRRSAGSRGSLDLSAEPQRASRTTFSDPEASRTSGRGKKASVPSLQKEDDAKTAIGQVLTRSNSLSAPRPTRASMLRRARLGEASDNEGAETDRASQGSDNAAVAPKALLEAKKLSRLDILALPRKRTGSFTAPGDNEASSSAGRAALVNRNLDGARKSSASDAQRAGARAGAAPGKNAPTRKYANSGFRPKQKNSDFSSSSDDDYKSGSANAAKAKPSTPTPRSAASAETEEDEDRNDPYQNWSAHSAEIAKLSQDLAKDLAILAREIHDVAGDGDGDGVCAGEEPLEVAPDAARNLPERSRLDANMNEAAWDCSGEDPRPLSPLRHLSHAIRDNTEQLAAKLKVIFHKKADLWEEIEEKMKADAEVPVPKTSDQEISKVVTELRRVQRQLEVINWAVDPAAGSLPSVARSPRTSSEENKGGGKQNGVSPKTRRRLL; this is encoded by the exons ATGAGCGTGACGTCTTGGTTCCTGGTCAGCAGCTCCGGCACGCGCCACCGCCTCCCCAAGGAGATGATCTTCGTGGGCCGCGAGGACTGCGAGCTCATGCTGCAG TCTCGcagtgtggataagcagcacgCCGTCATCAACTACGACGCCGTGGCAGACCAGCACCTGGTCAAGGACTTGGGGAGCCTGAACGGG ACGTTCGTGAACGACCTGAGGATTCCCGACCAGACGTACATGACGCTGAAAGTGTCCGACGTCCTCCGATTCGGATACG ATTCTCACGTCTACGTTCTGGAGAAGAGTCAACACAAAGTCCCCGAAGAGGCTCTCAAG CACGAGAAGTACACCAGCCAGCTGCAGATCGGACCCAAGAGGGCGGAGTTGGAGAAGAGCGCCGGCGGCAAGGGTCTGATGCAAG AGGTGCCCGCCCCCCGGCCCACGCCGCTCTACGGGCAGCCATCTTGGTGGGGAGAGGACGACTGCGGGAGTCGGCCGGACCGCGACGACGAGCCTCGCAAGGACGACCCTCGCAGAG aggcGCAGAGAGAAGCGCCGCCCCCTGCGGATCCCGACTTCCACGGATGTCTTTCCAGTCCGCGGACCAAGACCCCGTTGGCGCCGTACCAGCGGGAGGCCAGCTACTTTGAGATTCCCACCAAAGACTTGCAAGTCCCCAAGGACGCGGCGGCGGTGCCACAAGAGATCCCCACCAAGGACTCCCCCGCCGAGACCCCGCCTGCGGTCCAGAGCCACGCCTCCTTCACCATCGAGTTTGACGAGTGCACGCCGGGCAAGATCAAAATCAAAGACCACGTGACCAAGTTCTCCTCCCGCCAGAGGAAGACTCCGCCCCCTGCCAGGACCCCGGCGGACGTGATGTCGTCCCAGAGCAAGGTTGCCGATTGGCTGGTTCACAGCGACGTCAGCCTGATGAAGAAGCGCACCGCCAGCGACGACGTTTACAGCACCAAGAGCGACCTGGCCGTCAACATGAAGTTGCTGAAAG GTCATCACCATGACGACGGGACGCAGAGCGACTCCGAGGACCCGGCGGCGCTCACAGGGCGCAAAAGTAAATCCCGGCCGTCCGGGAGTCCCGTCCGGCCCGGACCCGCGCCGTTGGCCTCCGCCGAGGGCCCGCAGCCCCCCTTGCGCCGGAGCCCCGCTCGGGTCCGGTCTCCCGTCGCGGACCCGTCCGAGCGGAGTCCTCCCGATCGCCTGAGCCAGCAGGCGTTTGTCATCGAGTTCTTCGACGACAACCCCCGTAAGAAGCGCTCGCAGTCGTTCACGCACAACCCCGCCCACGCAGACTCCTACTCGGCCCTCAAGAGCAAGCTGGAGCGGCGCAAAGGCGGCGAGCGTCCGGCATCCGTTCACGGCCACGTGGCCGCAACCCAGCAGGTCACGGTGCCGCTCAAAAGTCCCGGCAGCCACGGAGCCCCCCAGAGATCCAGTTCTCTGAAGCGGGAACAGGCGGACACGGAGACCTCTCGCTCGACCTCGACCTCGGCCTCGGTCACCTTCGTTCGGCCTTTTGGCAGCGTCGGGAAGAAGTCCAAACTTTCTCAGGACTGGGCGGTGGAATTCCTGAAGGATTCCAGTCAGGACTCCGTCCCTAGCAGGGAACAAGCGTCGGCTCCTTTGCCACCAGAGCCTTCGGGCCCTCCTGTGACGCCTTCCCCGGGTTTCAGCGGAGGCGAGCCCAAAGGGTGCCAGAGGCTGCCGAGGAACGAGGAGGACGACAGCGTGAGCGAGGCCGGCACCTACACCATCGACACGGACGCTCacgaccaggaagtggaagacGCTCGCAACATGATTGACCAG GTGTTCGGGGTCCTGGACTCTCCGGAGTACGCCGAGCAGAGCCCGGAAACGCCGAGGCCCGTACTAGACGAAGGCCAGGATGAGCACGCTAACACCGCTAGCTGTTGCCTGATGTTGCACGACTTTGGTCTGGCGGCAAGCCCCTTACAG GCTCCGGGTCCGGAAGGACCAAAGTGGGTTTCCCGTTGGGCCAGTCTAGCAGACAGCTGTGCTGCGCCTGCTCCTGCGCCGCCTCAGGAAG ACCGGCGTGCGCCGACTGAACTTGAGAGCTACGACCGCTCAGAGTCGGAGTCCAGCCACAGCTCCAGGACGAGAAGGGTCCTGCCTCAGGTTCCCCCCGAAAAGTTGGACGGCGCCCTCGCCGGCCTCCTCGTGCGCCACGAATCTTGCCGTGACCgagctcctccttctcctccacgGCAACAGGACTGTACTCGGTGCTTGTCTGTTCAAGATGAACTGGATCCGGACAGTCTGAGCGACGCGAGCCGCTCAGAGGACGGAGCCATTTTCAAGCAAACACAGAACCGTCGAGGTGCTCTGAAATCCTCAGCTCCTCCGAGGGCTCAGGAGAAGTCGAGCTCATCCACAAAATCCCCCATCTTCTACATTGGTTctgaagaaaacccaagcagagCTGACTCAGCCAACTTTCAGAGGAGCCCAGACTCCTGCGGCAAGACTCCCCCGACCACCGTTCTGATCCGACACCTGGGCAACCAGGAACCCCGAAGGGGGGGCCTGAAACCGCACAGCTCCGCACCGAACCTCCAAACACAGAACAAAGATTGCGTCCCGACGAAAGATACCTCGTCCCTTGTACGACAGGAGAGTTTCACCAAAGCCGGGCCAAGTGAAAACATCCAAGTCAAGAAACTTCCCCACATTTCCAGTCAGCCATCCATCAGAGACTTGGAACAGAGGACGGAGAGGTTGACGGATCCGGAGCCGTTCCTCCGGGAGCCCGGCAAGTTCCCACCCCCCGGCTCGTCCGGCCACGGGGACGATTCGCTTTCCGGAGAGTCTGACGTGGACACGGCGAGCACCGTCAGCCAGGTGAGCAGCAAAAACGCGTCCGCCGGCGCCGCCCCGCACAAACGGCCCGACGCCGCGCTCCAAAAGGAGAAGACCTCCTCCAGACAGCACAAGGGGGGGCGGCAGCTCTCGGCCCGTGAGCGACTTTCAGAGAAACGGCGAAACCAGGTTAGCGTCACTCCCGCCCACAAGGCGGAGACCACCAAGCGCTTTCAGATGCGCCGCAGCGCCGGCAGCCGGGGATCTTTGGACCTGTCGGCTGAGCCCCAGCGGGCTTCCCGGACGACATTTTCCGACCCGGAAGCCTCTCGGACATCGGGCCGCGGTAAGAAGGCGTCGGTCCCCTCGCTTCAAAAAGAGGACGACGCAAAGACGGCGATTGGACAGGTTCTGACCCGTTCCAACAGCTTATCTGCGCCGCGGCCCACTCGAGCGTCCATGTTGCGCCGAGCGCGCCTGGGAGAGGCTTCGGATAACGAAGGTGCGGAGACCGACCGAGCCTCTCAAGGTTCTGACAATGCCGCTGTGGCGCCAAAAGCGCTGCTCGAGGCCAAGAAACTGTCCAGGCTGGACATCCTAGCGCTGCCGCGGAAGAGGACCGGTTCTTTCACGGCTCCCGGCGACAACGAGGCCTCGTCCTCCGCCGGCCGTGCCGCTCTCGTCAACCGGAACCTCGATGGCGCCAGGAAGTCCTCGGCGAGCGACGCCCAGCGGGCCGGCGCTAGAGCGGGAGCGGCTCCGGGAAAGAATGCGCCGACCCGCAAGTACGCCAACAGTG gTTTCCGTCCCAAGCAGAAGAACTCCGACTTTTCTTCTTCATCTGACGACGACTACAAAAGCGGCAGCGCAAATGCCGCAAAAGCCAAACCCTCAACCCCGACGCCCCGgagcgccgcgtccgccgagacggaggaggacgaggaccgGAACGACCCCTACCAGAACTGGTCCGCGCACAGCGCCGAGATCGCAAA GCTCAGTCAGGACTTGGCCAAAGATTTGGCCATCTTGGCCAGAGAAATCCACGACGTCGCCGGGGACGGGGACGGGGACGGAGTCTGCGCCGGCGAGGAG CCGCTGGAAGTCGCCCCCGACGCCGCTCGGAACCTTCCCGAACGCTCTCGACTGGACGCGAACATGAACGAAGCCGCGTGGGACTGCAGCGGAGAG GACCCGCGGCCGCTGAGTCCCCTGCGGCATCTGTCGCACGCCATCCGGGACAACACGGAGCAGCTGGCCGCCAAACTGAA GGTGATCTTCCACAAGAAAGCCGACTTGTGGGAAGAGATCGAAGAGAAGATGAAAGCGGATGCCGAAGTTCCGGTCCCGAAGACGTCCGATCAG GAGATCTCAAAGGTGGTGACGGAGCTCAGGAGAGTCCAAAGGCAGCTGGAAG TCATCAACTGGGCGGTGGATCCGGCGGCCGGGAGCCTTCCGTCCGTCGCTCGGAGTCCGAGGACCTCCTCCGAAGAAAACAAAGGCggcggcaaacaaaatggcgtCTCTCCCAAAACGCGGCGTCGGCTGCTGTGA
- the cep170bb gene encoding centrosomal protein of 170 kDa protein B isoform X1 — protein MSVTSWFLVSSSGTRHRLPKEMIFVGREDCELMLQSRSVDKQHAVINYDAVADQHLVKDLGSLNGTFVNDLRIPDQTYMTLKVSDVLRFGYDSHVYVLEKSQHKVPEEALKHEKYTSQLQIGPKRAELEKSAGGKGLMQEVPAPRPTPLYGQPSWWGEDDCGSRPDRDDEPRKDDPRREAQREAPPPADPDFHGCLSSPRTKTPLAPYQREASYFEIPTKDLQVPKDAAAVPQEIPTKDSPAETPPAVQSHASFTIEFDECTPGKIKIKDHVTKFSSRQRKTPPPARTPADVMSSQSKVADWLVHSDVSLMKKRTASDDVYSTKSDLAVNMKLLKGHHHDDGTQSDSEDPAALTGRKSKSRPSGSPVRPGPAPLASAEGPQPPLRRSPARVRSPVADPSERSPPDRLSQQAFVIEFFDDNPRKKRSQSFTHNPAHADSYSALKSKLERRKGGERPASVHGHVAATQQVTVPLKSPGSHGAPQRSSSLKREQADTETSRSTSTSASVTFVRPFGSVGKKSKLSQDWAVEFLKDSSQDSVPSREQASAPLPPEPSGPPVTPSPGFSGGEPKGCQRLPRNEEDDSVSEAGTYTIDTDAHDQEVEDARNMIDQVFGVLDSPEYAEQSPETPRPVLDEGQDEHANTASCCLMLHDFGLAASPLQAPGPEGPKWVSRWASLADSCAAPAPAPPQEDRRAPTELESYDRSESESSHSSRTRRVLPQVPPEKLDGALAGLLVRHESCRDRAPPSPPRQQDCTRCLSVQDELDPDSLSDASRSEDGAIFKQTQNRRGALKSSAPPRAQEKSSSSTKSPIFYIGSEENPSRADSANFQRSPDSCGKTPPTTVLIRHLGNQEPRRGGLKPHSSAPNLQTQNKDCVPTKDTSSLVRQESFTKAGPSENIQVKKLPHISSQPSIRDLEQRTERLTDPEPFLREPGKFPPPGSSGHGDDSLSGESDVDTASTVSQVSSKNASAGAAPHKRPDAALQKEKTSSRQHKGGRQLSARERLSEKRRNQVSVTPAHKAETTKRFQMRRSAGSRGSLDLSAEPQRASRTTFSDPEASRTSGRGKKASVPSLQKEDDAKTAIGQVLTRSNSLSAPRPTRASMLRRARLGEASDNEGAETDRASQGSDNAAVAPKALLEAKKLSRLDILALPRKRTGSFTAPGDNEASSSAGRAALVNRNLDGARKSSASDAQRAGARAGAAPGKNAPTRKYANSGFRPKQKNSDFSSSSDDDYKSGSANAAKAKPSTPTPRSAASAETEEDEDRNDPYQNWSAHSAEIAKLSQDLAKDLAILAREIHDVAGDGDGDGVCAGEEPLEVAPDAARNLPERSRLDANMNEAAWDCSGEVAISFSQDPRPLSPLRHLSHAIRDNTEQLAAKLKVIFHKKADLWEEIEEKMKADAEVPVPKTSDQEISKVVTELRRVQRQLEVINWAVDPAAGSLPSVARSPRTSSEENKGGGKQNGVSPKTRRRLL, from the exons ATGAGCGTGACGTCTTGGTTCCTGGTCAGCAGCTCCGGCACGCGCCACCGCCTCCCCAAGGAGATGATCTTCGTGGGCCGCGAGGACTGCGAGCTCATGCTGCAG TCTCGcagtgtggataagcagcacgCCGTCATCAACTACGACGCCGTGGCAGACCAGCACCTGGTCAAGGACTTGGGGAGCCTGAACGGG ACGTTCGTGAACGACCTGAGGATTCCCGACCAGACGTACATGACGCTGAAAGTGTCCGACGTCCTCCGATTCGGATACG ATTCTCACGTCTACGTTCTGGAGAAGAGTCAACACAAAGTCCCCGAAGAGGCTCTCAAG CACGAGAAGTACACCAGCCAGCTGCAGATCGGACCCAAGAGGGCGGAGTTGGAGAAGAGCGCCGGCGGCAAGGGTCTGATGCAAG AGGTGCCCGCCCCCCGGCCCACGCCGCTCTACGGGCAGCCATCTTGGTGGGGAGAGGACGACTGCGGGAGTCGGCCGGACCGCGACGACGAGCCTCGCAAGGACGACCCTCGCAGAG aggcGCAGAGAGAAGCGCCGCCCCCTGCGGATCCCGACTTCCACGGATGTCTTTCCAGTCCGCGGACCAAGACCCCGTTGGCGCCGTACCAGCGGGAGGCCAGCTACTTTGAGATTCCCACCAAAGACTTGCAAGTCCCCAAGGACGCGGCGGCGGTGCCACAAGAGATCCCCACCAAGGACTCCCCCGCCGAGACCCCGCCTGCGGTCCAGAGCCACGCCTCCTTCACCATCGAGTTTGACGAGTGCACGCCGGGCAAGATCAAAATCAAAGACCACGTGACCAAGTTCTCCTCCCGCCAGAGGAAGACTCCGCCCCCTGCCAGGACCCCGGCGGACGTGATGTCGTCCCAGAGCAAGGTTGCCGATTGGCTGGTTCACAGCGACGTCAGCCTGATGAAGAAGCGCACCGCCAGCGACGACGTTTACAGCACCAAGAGCGACCTGGCCGTCAACATGAAGTTGCTGAAAG GTCATCACCATGACGACGGGACGCAGAGCGACTCCGAGGACCCGGCGGCGCTCACAGGGCGCAAAAGTAAATCCCGGCCGTCCGGGAGTCCCGTCCGGCCCGGACCCGCGCCGTTGGCCTCCGCCGAGGGCCCGCAGCCCCCCTTGCGCCGGAGCCCCGCTCGGGTCCGGTCTCCCGTCGCGGACCCGTCCGAGCGGAGTCCTCCCGATCGCCTGAGCCAGCAGGCGTTTGTCATCGAGTTCTTCGACGACAACCCCCGTAAGAAGCGCTCGCAGTCGTTCACGCACAACCCCGCCCACGCAGACTCCTACTCGGCCCTCAAGAGCAAGCTGGAGCGGCGCAAAGGCGGCGAGCGTCCGGCATCCGTTCACGGCCACGTGGCCGCAACCCAGCAGGTCACGGTGCCGCTCAAAAGTCCCGGCAGCCACGGAGCCCCCCAGAGATCCAGTTCTCTGAAGCGGGAACAGGCGGACACGGAGACCTCTCGCTCGACCTCGACCTCGGCCTCGGTCACCTTCGTTCGGCCTTTTGGCAGCGTCGGGAAGAAGTCCAAACTTTCTCAGGACTGGGCGGTGGAATTCCTGAAGGATTCCAGTCAGGACTCCGTCCCTAGCAGGGAACAAGCGTCGGCTCCTTTGCCACCAGAGCCTTCGGGCCCTCCTGTGACGCCTTCCCCGGGTTTCAGCGGAGGCGAGCCCAAAGGGTGCCAGAGGCTGCCGAGGAACGAGGAGGACGACAGCGTGAGCGAGGCCGGCACCTACACCATCGACACGGACGCTCacgaccaggaagtggaagacGCTCGCAACATGATTGACCAG GTGTTCGGGGTCCTGGACTCTCCGGAGTACGCCGAGCAGAGCCCGGAAACGCCGAGGCCCGTACTAGACGAAGGCCAGGATGAGCACGCTAACACCGCTAGCTGTTGCCTGATGTTGCACGACTTTGGTCTGGCGGCAAGCCCCTTACAG GCTCCGGGTCCGGAAGGACCAAAGTGGGTTTCCCGTTGGGCCAGTCTAGCAGACAGCTGTGCTGCGCCTGCTCCTGCGCCGCCTCAGGAAG ACCGGCGTGCGCCGACTGAACTTGAGAGCTACGACCGCTCAGAGTCGGAGTCCAGCCACAGCTCCAGGACGAGAAGGGTCCTGCCTCAGGTTCCCCCCGAAAAGTTGGACGGCGCCCTCGCCGGCCTCCTCGTGCGCCACGAATCTTGCCGTGACCgagctcctccttctcctccacgGCAACAGGACTGTACTCGGTGCTTGTCTGTTCAAGATGAACTGGATCCGGACAGTCTGAGCGACGCGAGCCGCTCAGAGGACGGAGCCATTTTCAAGCAAACACAGAACCGTCGAGGTGCTCTGAAATCCTCAGCTCCTCCGAGGGCTCAGGAGAAGTCGAGCTCATCCACAAAATCCCCCATCTTCTACATTGGTTctgaagaaaacccaagcagagCTGACTCAGCCAACTTTCAGAGGAGCCCAGACTCCTGCGGCAAGACTCCCCCGACCACCGTTCTGATCCGACACCTGGGCAACCAGGAACCCCGAAGGGGGGGCCTGAAACCGCACAGCTCCGCACCGAACCTCCAAACACAGAACAAAGATTGCGTCCCGACGAAAGATACCTCGTCCCTTGTACGACAGGAGAGTTTCACCAAAGCCGGGCCAAGTGAAAACATCCAAGTCAAGAAACTTCCCCACATTTCCAGTCAGCCATCCATCAGAGACTTGGAACAGAGGACGGAGAGGTTGACGGATCCGGAGCCGTTCCTCCGGGAGCCCGGCAAGTTCCCACCCCCCGGCTCGTCCGGCCACGGGGACGATTCGCTTTCCGGAGAGTCTGACGTGGACACGGCGAGCACCGTCAGCCAGGTGAGCAGCAAAAACGCGTCCGCCGGCGCCGCCCCGCACAAACGGCCCGACGCCGCGCTCCAAAAGGAGAAGACCTCCTCCAGACAGCACAAGGGGGGGCGGCAGCTCTCGGCCCGTGAGCGACTTTCAGAGAAACGGCGAAACCAGGTTAGCGTCACTCCCGCCCACAAGGCGGAGACCACCAAGCGCTTTCAGATGCGCCGCAGCGCCGGCAGCCGGGGATCTTTGGACCTGTCGGCTGAGCCCCAGCGGGCTTCCCGGACGACATTTTCCGACCCGGAAGCCTCTCGGACATCGGGCCGCGGTAAGAAGGCGTCGGTCCCCTCGCTTCAAAAAGAGGACGACGCAAAGACGGCGATTGGACAGGTTCTGACCCGTTCCAACAGCTTATCTGCGCCGCGGCCCACTCGAGCGTCCATGTTGCGCCGAGCGCGCCTGGGAGAGGCTTCGGATAACGAAGGTGCGGAGACCGACCGAGCCTCTCAAGGTTCTGACAATGCCGCTGTGGCGCCAAAAGCGCTGCTCGAGGCCAAGAAACTGTCCAGGCTGGACATCCTAGCGCTGCCGCGGAAGAGGACCGGTTCTTTCACGGCTCCCGGCGACAACGAGGCCTCGTCCTCCGCCGGCCGTGCCGCTCTCGTCAACCGGAACCTCGATGGCGCCAGGAAGTCCTCGGCGAGCGACGCCCAGCGGGCCGGCGCTAGAGCGGGAGCGGCTCCGGGAAAGAATGCGCCGACCCGCAAGTACGCCAACAGTG gTTTCCGTCCCAAGCAGAAGAACTCCGACTTTTCTTCTTCATCTGACGACGACTACAAAAGCGGCAGCGCAAATGCCGCAAAAGCCAAACCCTCAACCCCGACGCCCCGgagcgccgcgtccgccgagacggaggaggacgaggaccgGAACGACCCCTACCAGAACTGGTCCGCGCACAGCGCCGAGATCGCAAA GCTCAGTCAGGACTTGGCCAAAGATTTGGCCATCTTGGCCAGAGAAATCCACGACGTCGCCGGGGACGGGGACGGGGACGGAGTCTGCGCCGGCGAGGAG CCGCTGGAAGTCGCCCCCGACGCCGCTCGGAACCTTCCCGAACGCTCTCGACTGGACGCGAACATGAACGAAGCCGCGTGGGACTGCAGCGGAGAGGTCGCCATCTCATTCTCTCAG GACCCGCGGCCGCTGAGTCCCCTGCGGCATCTGTCGCACGCCATCCGGGACAACACGGAGCAGCTGGCCGCCAAACTGAA GGTGATCTTCCACAAGAAAGCCGACTTGTGGGAAGAGATCGAAGAGAAGATGAAAGCGGATGCCGAAGTTCCGGTCCCGAAGACGTCCGATCAG GAGATCTCAAAGGTGGTGACGGAGCTCAGGAGAGTCCAAAGGCAGCTGGAAG TCATCAACTGGGCGGTGGATCCGGCGGCCGGGAGCCTTCCGTCCGTCGCTCGGAGTCCGAGGACCTCCTCCGAAGAAAACAAAGGCggcggcaaacaaaatggcgtCTCTCCCAAAACGCGGCGTCGGCTGCTGTGA